A section of the Gloeocapsa sp. DLM2.Bin57 genome encodes:
- a CDS encoding phosphoribosylaminoimidazolesuccinocarboxamide synthase: MSQLEKLYEGKAKIIYRTTEPEVLLTYFKDDATAFNAQKRGTIKGKGEVNCTVSATIFKWLESQGIPTHYLEQTKPNEMRVKGVKIIPLEVVVRNIAAGSLCRETGLALGRILPQPLVEFYLKNDELGDPLLTSDRLALLEMVTSEELETIKQMALKINLALQEFFDSCEITLVDFKLEFGFDGNKQIILADEISPDTCRLWDQNESDPQARVLDKDRFRQDLGAIEAAYQKVKTRVINH; encoded by the coding sequence ATGTCACAATTAGAGAAACTTTACGAAGGCAAAGCCAAAATAATTTATCGTACTACTGAACCAGAAGTACTCTTAACTTATTTTAAAGACGATGCAACAGCGTTTAACGCTCAAAAGCGAGGTACAATCAAAGGGAAAGGGGAAGTAAACTGTACCGTATCAGCGACTATTTTTAAATGGTTAGAATCTCAAGGAATACCCACCCATTACCTCGAACAAACAAAACCAAATGAAATGCGCGTCAAAGGGGTTAAAATTATTCCTTTAGAGGTGGTGGTGAGAAACATTGCCGCTGGTAGTTTATGTCGTGAGACTGGTTTAGCACTCGGTAGGATCTTACCCCAACCCCTAGTAGAATTCTACCTCAAAAACGACGAGTTGGGAGACCCGTTATTAACGAGCGATCGCTTAGCTTTACTAGAAATGGTTACTAGTGAAGAATTAGAGACAATTAAGCAAATGGCGCTCAAAATTAACTTAGCTTTACAAGAATTTTTTGATAGTTGTGAGATTACCCTAGTAGATTTTAAACTAGAGTTTGGTTTTGATGGTAATAAACAGATTATTCTAGCCGATGAGATTAGCCCTGATACTTGCAGACTCTGGGATCAAAACGAAAGCGATCCCCAAGCTAGAGTTTTAGACAAAGATAGATTCCGACAAGATCTAGGAGCGATCGAAGCGGCTTATCAAAAAGTGAAAACTAGAGTAATTAACCATTAG
- a CDS encoding spore maturation protein: MPKTSAINTIFVAFLVIAIIVGAGGDRLAEVTEASFEAAKNAVTLAINLIGVMALWLGLVRVLEAGGLMYTIAKLLKPIMLHLFPDVPPNHPAMGAITLNFAANFLGLGNAATPLGIKTMLELNKLNPTPGVATNAMCLFLAINTSSLTLFPLTVIGIRAATNATNPAAIWLPTLLSTLISTIVAIVVCFSLTWNSQVSPIQDSISSEAYYLDNNYQHLLSSPSRVGRICAWLFVIAFLIAVIFNLGRQNWLETDILSHLLIPALILLIIAYGVAKGVKVYEAVTEGAKQGFEVAISIIPFLVAILVAIAMFRASGAMDILINLLDPYTNLINMPPETLPMALIRPLSGSGALGVMTELLEQSPDSYPAFVASVMMGSTETTFYVLAVYFGSVGIINMRHAIIAGLLADLAGLLSACFWSSIFFS, translated from the coding sequence ATGCCTAAAACTAGCGCTATTAATACTATCTTTGTTGCTTTCCTGGTTATAGCTATTATAGTAGGTGCAGGTGGCGATCGCCTTGCTGAAGTAACTGAGGCTAGTTTTGAAGCAGCTAAAAATGCTGTTACTCTAGCTATTAATTTAATCGGTGTGATGGCTCTGTGGCTAGGTTTAGTCAGAGTCTTAGAAGCAGGTGGGTTAATGTACACGATCGCTAAGTTGCTTAAACCCATCATGCTCCACTTATTTCCCGATGTTCCCCCCAATCATCCCGCTATGGGTGCAATTACCCTTAATTTTGCTGCTAATTTCTTGGGGTTGGGTAACGCGGCTACTCCTTTAGGTATTAAAACCATGTTGGAATTAAATAAACTTAATCCGACTCCTGGAGTAGCTACTAATGCTATGTGTCTGTTTTTGGCGATTAATACTTCTAGTTTGACTTTATTTCCTTTAACGGTAATTGGGATAAGAGCTGCAACTAATGCTACTAATCCCGCGGCTATTTGGTTACCTACTCTATTATCTACTCTTATATCAACTATAGTCGCTATTGTAGTTTGTTTCTCTTTGACTTGGAATAGTCAAGTCTCTCCTATCCAAGATTCTATCTCCTCTGAAGCTTATTATCTAGATAATAATTATCAACATCTCCTCTCTTCTCCTAGTAGAGTTGGTAGAATTTGCGCTTGGTTGTTTGTGATTGCTTTTTTAATAGCGGTTATCTTTAATTTAGGTCGTCAAAATTGGTTAGAAACCGATATTCTCTCTCATTTGCTGATTCCTGCACTAATACTCTTAATCATTGCTTATGGTGTGGCTAAAGGGGTTAAAGTCTATGAAGCAGTTACCGAAGGCGCTAAACAAGGCTTTGAGGTAGCTATTAGCATTATTCCTTTTTTGGTTGCTATTTTAGTGGCGATCGCCATGTTTCGCGCTTCTGGGGCTATGGATATCTTGATTAATCTACTTGATCCTTATACTAACCTAATTAATATGCCTCCTGAAACCTTACCTATGGCTTTGATTCGCCCTCTTTCTGGTAGTGGAGCTTTAGGAGTGATGACAGAGTTATTAGAGCAATCACCCGATTCTTACCCTGCTTTTGTGGCTTCAGTAATGATGGGTAGCACTGAAACTACTTTTTATGTCTTAGCCGTTTATTTTGGTAGCGTTGGGATTATTAATATGCGTCATGCTATTATCGCTGGACTTCTCGCGGATTTGGCAGGGTTATTATCCGCTTGTTTTTGGTCGAGTATTTTCTTTAGTTAA